A stretch of the Bdellovibrio sp. 22V genome encodes the following:
- a CDS encoding FUSC family protein encodes MNLRGHLEEVLRINPVPSPWPRMVVSAFATFIPLMVGLFLNQLPISIFGALFGFLLVLNDHLGTLGHRLWVITLTFLIMLGGLLLGVLTHNHPLLLFPILLCLTYWMGLSAAKGAELERAVLFGTFQVLAGTYTGVRMQYLAPLLLYAFLGYLCVVVILSCLVFIRRHNPNPFARLRKALKDSLTTEKHRHLYAFAYSFCVLSSLFIVDYFKMNHGYWAVGTVLIIMRPEPKASIYRNIQRFFGTLIGVLLAEALIFTIHSPWIAIPVLAFISFWGPWALSRSYWLGSAVMSVMVLLLLDMPYLERGDLHTPLLRLQATGVGCLFSLIGVVIANPQILWKDAPPKE; translated from the coding sequence ATGAATCTGCGTGGCCATCTTGAAGAAGTTTTAAGAATAAATCCCGTTCCTTCTCCTTGGCCGCGTATGGTTGTTTCCGCTTTCGCAACTTTTATTCCTTTGATGGTCGGACTTTTTTTAAACCAACTGCCGATTTCTATCTTCGGTGCGCTGTTTGGATTTCTCTTGGTTCTTAATGATCATCTTGGAACCTTAGGCCATCGTCTTTGGGTCATCACTTTGACTTTTCTGATTATGCTGGGGGGACTGCTTCTCGGTGTGCTCACGCACAATCATCCTCTGCTCTTGTTTCCGATTTTGCTTTGTTTAACTTACTGGATGGGACTTTCAGCGGCCAAAGGGGCCGAACTGGAAAGAGCCGTTTTGTTTGGAACATTTCAGGTGCTGGCGGGAACATACACCGGAGTGCGAATGCAATATCTTGCTCCGCTTCTGTTGTACGCTTTTCTGGGATATCTTTGCGTCGTCGTGATCTTGTCTTGTCTGGTATTTATTCGCAGACACAATCCCAATCCCTTTGCCCGTCTGCGCAAAGCGCTTAAAGACAGTTTAACAACTGAGAAACATCGCCACCTTTATGCTTTTGCTTACAGTTTTTGCGTGCTCTCCAGCCTGTTTATTGTCGACTATTTTAAAATGAATCACGGCTATTGGGCTGTCGGCACAGTGTTGATCATCATGCGCCCCGAACCCAAAGCCAGCATCTATCGCAATATTCAAAGATTCTTTGGTACCTTGATCGGTGTTTTGTTGGCAGAGGCTTTGATCTTTACAATTCATTCTCCATGGATTGCCATTCCCGTCTTAGCCTTTATCAGTTTTTGGGGACCATGGGCCTTAAGCCGCAGCTATTGGCTGGGTTCCGCGGTCATGTCAGTGATGGTTTTGTTGTTGCTTGATATGCCCTATTTGGAGCGCGGAGATTTGCACACGCCTCTGTTGCGCTTGCAAGCAACAGGCGTAGGATGTCTGTTCAGTCTGATTGGCGTGGTGATCGCCAATCCGCAAATTCTTTGGAAGGACGCGCCTCCCAAAGAATAA
- a CDS encoding VOC family protein produces the protein MNVVGWFEIPVNDLNRATKFYEGAFGVKMKPMESPPYKMSMFPFQDHDEGATGALIQGEYYKPSHSGTVVYFSVKSIEDTMKKILAQGGKTILEKKSIGEYGFIAMFEDSEGNRVALHSMK, from the coding sequence ATGAATGTTGTTGGGTGGTTTGAAATTCCTGTTAATGATTTGAATCGTGCGACGAAGTTTTATGAAGGCGCCTTCGGCGTGAAGATGAAGCCGATGGAAAGTCCGCCGTACAAAATGTCGATGTTTCCCTTTCAGGATCACGATGAAGGGGCTACGGGCGCTTTGATTCAAGGCGAATATTATAAGCCTTCGCATTCAGGGACTGTGGTCTATTTCAGTGTTAAGAGTATTGAAGACACGATGAAGAAGATCCTCGCCCAAGGCGGTAAGACAATCCTCGAGAAAAAGAGCATCGGGGAGTACGGCTTCATTGCGATGTTCGAAGACTCTGAAGGCAATCGCGTTGCACTTCATTCCATGAAGTAA
- a CDS encoding RtcB family protein yields MPVLTNLTSSHVPVKIWAPEAEIETQAKQQLQNVASLPFVFKHVSAMPDVHLGIGATVGSVIATKGAVIPAAVGVDIGCGMIAARLNIEPDRVLHDLDRLRAGIEAAIPVGTESNTRLTSRVQEWSGWKHAPELVSLLRLKEKAALQLGTLGGGNHFIEICTDADGSVWVMLHSGSRNVGKSLAEEHIRHAKGEMKRLATKLPDPDLAYYVEGTPEYENYMRDLEWAQAYALENREEMLMRVLDVISHHVGMKGAPVPFSMKVNCHHNYATREVHYGENVLVTRKGAVRAAQGDMGIIPGSMGARSYIVRGKGNPESFNSCAHGAGRRMSRSEAKRRFTVKDLIEETAGVECRKDFHVVDEIPSAYKDIDQVMQNQRDLVEVVAVLKQVLCVKG; encoded by the coding sequence ATGCCAGTTTTAACAAACCTTACTTCATCTCATGTTCCTGTGAAAATCTGGGCGCCCGAGGCGGAGATTGAAACACAGGCAAAACAACAACTACAAAACGTGGCGTCTTTACCTTTTGTGTTTAAACATGTTTCGGCGATGCCCGATGTGCATTTGGGAATAGGAGCGACTGTGGGAAGCGTTATCGCCACGAAAGGCGCCGTGATCCCGGCAGCGGTCGGTGTGGACATCGGCTGCGGCATGATTGCGGCTCGCTTAAATATAGAGCCCGATCGCGTTTTGCACGACTTAGATCGCTTGCGCGCCGGCATAGAAGCGGCGATTCCTGTCGGCACTGAATCTAATACAAGACTCACATCTCGCGTGCAGGAATGGTCGGGCTGGAAACATGCTCCTGAACTTGTCTCCCTTCTTCGCTTAAAAGAAAAAGCCGCATTGCAGTTGGGAACATTAGGCGGCGGCAATCATTTCATCGAAATTTGTACGGACGCGGACGGTTCGGTATGGGTGATGTTGCATTCGGGTTCTCGAAACGTCGGTAAAAGTCTCGCCGAAGAACATATTCGCCATGCAAAAGGTGAGATGAAACGTTTAGCCACGAAGTTGCCCGATCCCGATCTTGCGTACTACGTGGAAGGAACGCCTGAATATGAAAACTACATGCGCGATTTAGAGTGGGCGCAAGCCTATGCTTTGGAAAATCGCGAAGAGATGTTAATGCGTGTCCTGGATGTGATTTCTCATCACGTGGGCATGAAAGGCGCCCCTGTGCCATTTTCAATGAAAGTAAATTGCCACCACAATTATGCCACTCGTGAAGTGCACTACGGAGAAAACGTTTTAGTGACTCGCAAAGGAGCGGTTCGTGCAGCGCAAGGGGATATGGGAATTATCCCGGGCTCAATGGGTGCACGTTCATATATCGTGCGCGGTAAAGGCAATCCGGAATCGTTCAACAGCTGTGCGCACGGTGCGGGGCGCAGAATGTCGCGCTCTGAAGCAAAAAGAAGATTCACGGTGAAGGACCTGATTGAAGAAACGGCCGGGGTTGAATGCCGTAAAGATTTTCACGTTGTCGATGAAATCCCGTCGGCGTATAAGGACATCGATCAAGTGATGCAAAACCAGCGTGACCTTGTCGAAGTTGTCGCGGTTTTAAAACAAGTTCTCTGCGTAAAAGGTTAA
- a CDS encoding transporter substrate-binding domain-containing protein — protein MAKALLFIFIHLLASASLALPDNSLRIVTENWPPVTYEKEGQAQGMAVELAHLIQKEMGESDPIEVLPWPRAYHVAKTRPNTLLFTVVRTPEREQLFTLLGPIANGEIAIYTRRTADLSFSDLNYVKENYSVAVHRGTAFHKVLEDNGYKKIVPVNSSISGLKMLMAGRVDMLCDDVLAIHRISEEAGYPYDAQKKVTSLQHSSLYFAFSKNTDKDIIEKWKRSFEKIKKNGTYKALYKKWFGPLSSPTEVLLVSNGKKAPIIEL, from the coding sequence ATGGCAAAGGCTCTGTTATTTATATTTATTCATCTTCTCGCCAGTGCGAGCCTGGCTCTTCCTGACAACTCACTGAGGATCGTCACAGAGAACTGGCCTCCTGTTACTTATGAAAAAGAAGGCCAAGCACAAGGCATGGCTGTAGAGCTTGCACATCTTATTCAAAAAGAAATGGGTGAAAGCGATCCTATCGAAGTGCTTCCTTGGCCTCGCGCTTATCACGTTGCTAAAACCCGGCCTAATACTTTGCTCTTCACAGTCGTCAGAACTCCAGAGCGTGAACAGCTTTTCACGTTGCTGGGACCTATCGCCAACGGCGAGATCGCCATTTATACTCGTCGCACTGCGGATCTAAGTTTTTCTGATTTAAACTATGTGAAAGAAAATTATTCTGTCGCTGTTCACAGAGGAACAGCCTTTCACAAAGTGCTCGAAGATAACGGTTACAAAAAGATCGTTCCGGTGAACTCATCGATCAGCGGACTAAAAATGCTTATGGCTGGGCGTGTGGATATGCTTTGTGACGACGTCCTGGCGATTCACAGAATTTCGGAAGAGGCGGGTTATCCTTATGACGCGCAAAAAAAAGTGACGTCTTTGCAACACAGCTCGCTTTACTTTGCGTTTTCCAAAAACACCGACAAAGACATCATTGAGAAATGGAAACGCAGTTTTGAAAAAATAAAAAAGAATGGCACCTACAAAGCTCTCTACAAAAAATGGTTCGGCCCCTTGAGTTCCCCTACTGAAGTTTTGTTGGTGTCCAATGGTAAAAAAGCCCCTATAATCGAATTATGA
- a CDS encoding MBL fold metallo-hydrolase, with the protein MKWSLLSVIGFLVFSGCQNFRYYDPKKPHHGKNQFLNNYDNQPKASFWKWQWERLWTNAPEEPVFAPEIVKTDTAFLRANKAHNTLTWVGHATSLVQVEGVNILMDPMFSERASPVSFAGPKRLAPLPFALAELPPIDVVMVSHGHYDHMDLPTLRELQKRGEGKTMFLVPLGDAELMRSEGLTNVQELDWWEEVKIQNISLVFTPAQHWTQRKLFSRNQSLWGGWLVKAPSLKLLYTGDTGYSKDFRDIHDKWGDIDVALIPIGAYEPRWFMKQQHVNPAEAIQIHQDLHAKLSIGVHWGTFRLADETMLAPLEDLHKALEQRRLGPESFRVLKHGETLRL; encoded by the coding sequence ATGAAATGGTCCCTGCTCTCAGTTATTGGTTTTCTTGTTTTTTCAGGATGTCAAAACTTCCGTTATTACGATCCTAAAAAACCTCATCACGGAAAAAATCAATTTCTGAATAACTATGACAATCAACCGAAAGCGAGTTTCTGGAAATGGCAGTGGGAGCGTTTGTGGACCAATGCTCCTGAAGAACCCGTCTTTGCCCCGGAGATTGTAAAAACCGACACCGCTTTTCTTCGCGCTAATAAAGCGCATAACACGCTGACGTGGGTCGGGCATGCGACAAGCCTGGTGCAAGTCGAGGGTGTGAATATTTTGATGGACCCGATGTTCTCTGAAAGAGCTTCTCCGGTGAGCTTTGCGGGGCCGAAGCGTTTGGCGCCATTGCCGTTTGCTCTGGCGGAGTTGCCGCCGATAGATGTCGTCATGGTTTCGCACGGTCACTATGATCACATGGATTTGCCGACGTTAAGAGAACTGCAAAAGCGCGGCGAAGGAAAAACAATGTTCCTGGTGCCGTTAGGGGATGCGGAACTGATGCGTTCGGAAGGTTTGACGAACGTGCAAGAGTTGGACTGGTGGGAAGAAGTTAAAATTCAAAATATCTCTTTGGTTTTTACTCCGGCTCAACATTGGACTCAACGCAAACTTTTTTCTCGCAACCAAAGCCTGTGGGGCGGTTGGCTGGTCAAAGCTCCGAGCTTGAAACTTCTCTACACTGGAGACACCGGTTACTCGAAAGACTTTCGGGACATTCACGATAAGTGGGGCGACATCGACGTGGCGCTGATTCCGATCGGAGCTTACGAACCACGCTGGTTTATGAAACAACAACACGTCAATCCGGCTGAGGCGATTCAAATTCATCAGGATTTGCACGCGAAACTTTCCATTGGCGTGCACTGGGGGACATTTCGTCTGGCCGATGAAACAATGCTGGCGCCTTTGGAGGACTTGCACAAAGCCCTCGAACAACGGCGCCTCGGTCCGGAATCTTTCCGTGTCTTGAAGCACGGAGAAACTTTGCGTTTATAA
- the aspA gene encoding aspartate ammonia-lyase encodes MQKYRIEKDLLGEKKVPAEAYYGIHTLRAMENFQISGQKIGESEHFIRALALVKKACALANMELGTIPKDIGQSIVEACEVVLKDPKKWGLQFPSDIFQGGAGTSINMNANEVIANIALEKRGLEKGTYSVINPNDHVNKCQSTNDAYPTAFRVALYEHLDVAVEAIDELAKVFDAKGKEFKNVLKMGRTQLQDAVPMSLGQEFNAFATLLKEDSRLIKNVQKLILEVNLGATAIGTGINAPEGYAPLAVKKLAEVTGYDFVQSEDLIEATSDCGAYIIISSALKRTAAKLSKICNDLRLLSSGPRAGLKEINLPEMQAGSSIMPAKVNPVIPEVVNQVAFKVIGNDLAITLAAEAGQLQLNVMEPVIASSIFESLNLLIHACSTLGEKCVKGITANEARCRDYVMNSIGIVTYLDPIIGHDEGDKIGKICAETGRSVADVALERGVVTQAQLDEIFSFENLINPKYIGSLNKS; translated from the coding sequence ATGCAGAAATATCGTATTGAAAAAGATTTGCTCGGAGAAAAGAAAGTTCCTGCTGAAGCTTATTATGGAATTCACACGCTGCGTGCGATGGAGAACTTCCAAATTTCAGGACAGAAGATCGGTGAAAGTGAGCACTTCATCCGCGCTTTGGCTTTAGTTAAAAAGGCATGCGCTTTGGCGAATATGGAACTTGGAACTATTCCTAAAGATATCGGTCAATCCATTGTGGAAGCGTGCGAAGTGGTGCTTAAAGATCCGAAAAAATGGGGATTGCAGTTTCCTTCCGATATTTTTCAGGGCGGCGCAGGCACGTCCATCAACATGAACGCCAACGAAGTGATTGCCAACATCGCTTTGGAAAAACGCGGTTTGGAAAAAGGCACGTACTCTGTCATCAATCCCAATGATCACGTGAATAAGTGTCAGTCGACGAACGATGCGTACCCAACGGCGTTCCGCGTGGCTTTGTATGAACATCTGGATGTCGCTGTCGAGGCTATCGACGAGTTAGCGAAAGTTTTTGATGCCAAAGGCAAGGAATTTAAAAATGTTTTAAAGATGGGAAGAACGCAATTGCAAGACGCGGTTCCTATGTCTTTGGGGCAAGAGTTCAATGCGTTCGCCACTCTTTTAAAAGAGGACAGCCGTCTGATCAAGAACGTGCAAAAACTGATTCTTGAAGTGAATTTAGGTGCCACCGCGATCGGTACCGGGATCAATGCTCCAGAAGGTTACGCCCCGTTGGCCGTCAAGAAATTGGCGGAAGTCACAGGCTATGACTTCGTTCAGTCGGAAGATCTGATCGAAGCGACAAGTGATTGCGGCGCTTATATTATTATCTCAAGCGCCCTGAAAAGAACGGCAGCGAAGCTTTCGAAAATTTGTAATGATTTGCGTTTGCTCAGCTCCGGTCCGCGCGCAGGTTTAAAAGAAATCAATCTGCCGGAAATGCAGGCGGGCTCTTCGATCATGCCGGCGAAAGTAAATCCTGTGATTCCGGAAGTTGTGAATCAAGTGGCTTTCAAAGTGATCGGCAATGATTTGGCGATCACTCTGGCTGCAGAAGCGGGCCAGCTGCAACTCAATGTCATGGAGCCGGTTATTGCCTCCAGCATTTTTGAATCGTTGAATCTGTTGATTCATGCGTGCTCTACTCTGGGCGAAAAATGCGTCAAAGGAATTACAGCGAACGAAGCGCGCTGTCGGGATTACGTCATGAACAGTATCGGAATTGTGACATATCTGGATCCTATTATCGGTCATGATGAAGGGGACAAGATTGGCAAGATCTGCGCGGAAACAGGTCGCAGTGTCGCGGATGTGGCTCTTGAAAGAGGCGTCGTCACGCAGGCCCAGTTGGACGAGATTTTCTCTTTCGAAAACCTGATCAATCCGAAATACATTGGCAGTTTAAACAAGTCATAG
- a CDS encoding TonB family protein: MKLPKISLNLNKSVALSALLHGSAFIVALGLAVPEVSPLPVGVELMYGDGGEIAAPKVEEIKTPKVKAPVVADDSEGPAIKTKKSQSQPEPQQTSSGKVAGSLQGASDKGALQGREGVANGSEVSPEERYLYEIKKLLERRKRYPVMAKKMGQTGKVTMRFTLAADGSLVTSEVVEKTPYDSLNQAAHDLVKGIHGMKPFPQEIQRTTWVITVPIEYVLN; this comes from the coding sequence ATGAAATTACCGAAGATTTCTCTGAACCTTAATAAGTCCGTCGCTCTGTCAGCTCTTCTGCATGGAAGTGCGTTTATCGTGGCGTTGGGTTTGGCGGTTCCCGAGGTCTCTCCGCTTCCGGTCGGCGTGGAGTTGATGTACGGAGACGGTGGAGAAATAGCAGCTCCTAAAGTCGAAGAGATCAAGACACCGAAGGTCAAAGCTCCCGTTGTCGCAGACGACTCTGAAGGTCCTGCAATTAAAACAAAAAAATCACAATCGCAGCCAGAGCCGCAACAAACTTCTTCAGGCAAGGTGGCAGGTTCCCTTCAGGGAGCTTCCGATAAAGGTGCTTTGCAGGGGCGTGAGGGTGTTGCGAACGGCAGCGAAGTCTCTCCGGAAGAACGCTACCTCTACGAAATTAAAAAACTTCTGGAGCGTCGTAAACGTTATCCTGTGATGGCGAAAAAAATGGGTCAGACGGGAAAAGTAACAATGCGTTTTACTCTCGCGGCGGACGGCTCTTTAGTTACAAGCGAAGTGGTTGAGAAAACACCGTATGATTCTTTGAACCAAGCCGCTCACGATCTTGTGAAAGGCATCCATGGTATGAAGCCTTTCCCGCAAGAGATTCAACGAACCACGTGGGTCATTACTGTACCAATCGAGTACGTTCTTAATTAA
- a CDS encoding glycosyltransferase family 39 protein, which translates to MIREFWKQQSTSQKVTLLFILTLLFRAFFSLSIGLIDDEAYHWSWAKWLQLSYFDHPAMIAWLEALSTSIFGDTYLGVRFPSFLCFVGTVILLYKLTRDLFDDWAAIFVGFVILWSPLWGFGGYVASPEPPFMLCWVGAAYVFWQGVREDSKRWSIKKTWLWLGVLMGLGLNSKFIIALLAPGFGLYLLATPSRRKDLLTPWPWVGFLIATALCMPIFAWNHMHEWPGFKYQFHDRHTGTEFSVNRWFTFFAAQLLFYTPFLYVMLVLAFITSMVKIKEARWRFLFCLTVPSVAIFYPQPLFAEYKPHWVGAAFTLLLMGAGFIWSQGLRWGQKRIVKARSKVYTWGILAFFIPLTLIAYTPFAYPWIPKAYKLFNPNGEWKTTYDFSNEFTGWEELGRYVNRRQREIHAESGRKPFIAAHRYENTAQTTWGTKQKVYMLSSTVSHYTVMQSPEEMNNLKGQDAIFVSTEKYPADPMEWAKWDDCQKETLKTFRHGIHARTFNVYYCKNFQGITR; encoded by the coding sequence GTGATTCGTGAGTTTTGGAAGCAACAAAGTACATCGCAGAAAGTCACTCTTCTCTTCATTTTGACGCTTTTATTCCGCGCTTTTTTCTCTCTCAGCATTGGCTTGATTGACGACGAAGCTTATCACTGGTCCTGGGCAAAATGGTTGCAGCTTTCTTACTTTGACCACCCGGCTATGATCGCGTGGCTGGAAGCTCTTTCGACCAGCATTTTTGGCGACACCTATCTGGGCGTGCGCTTCCCGAGCTTTCTGTGTTTTGTTGGAACAGTTATTCTTCTCTACAAACTGACACGCGATCTTTTTGATGATTGGGCGGCGATCTTTGTTGGCTTTGTGATTTTGTGGTCTCCGCTTTGGGGCTTTGGCGGTTACGTCGCTTCACCGGAGCCACCGTTCATGCTGTGCTGGGTGGGCGCGGCTTACGTCTTCTGGCAAGGCGTGCGTGAGGACTCAAAACGCTGGAGCATAAAAAAGACCTGGTTGTGGTTAGGTGTTCTTATGGGTCTCGGTCTGAACTCCAAATTTATTATTGCGTTGTTAGCGCCGGGGTTTGGTCTTTATCTTTTAGCCACTCCGTCGCGCCGTAAAGATCTTCTGACACCTTGGCCGTGGGTGGGCTTCCTCATCGCCACTGCTTTGTGTATGCCGATCTTTGCATGGAACCACATGCACGAGTGGCCTGGATTTAAATATCAATTCCACGACCGCCACACCGGCACCGAGTTCAGCGTGAATCGCTGGTTCACGTTCTTTGCGGCTCAGCTTTTGTTCTATACACCATTCTTGTACGTGATGCTGGTGCTGGCTTTCATCACGTCGATGGTGAAAATCAAAGAAGCGCGCTGGAGATTTTTATTCTGTTTAACGGTTCCTTCCGTCGCGATTTTTTATCCGCAGCCGTTGTTTGCTGAATACAAACCTCACTGGGTGGGTGCGGCCTTCACCCTTTTGTTGATGGGAGCCGGCTTCATTTGGTCGCAAGGTTTGCGATGGGGGCAAAAGCGTATCGTTAAGGCGCGCAGCAAAGTTTATACATGGGGCATTCTGGCGTTCTTTATTCCTCTGACTTTGATTGCTTACACACCTTTTGCTTATCCATGGATTCCAAAAGCCTACAAGCTTTTCAATCCTAACGGAGAATGGAAAACAACTTATGATTTCAGTAATGAATTCACCGGCTGGGAGGAGCTCGGCCGCTATGTGAATCGCCGTCAGCGCGAAATCCACGCGGAGAGCGGACGTAAGCCTTTCATCGCGGCTCACCGCTATGAAAACACCGCACAAACAACCTGGGGAACGAAACAAAAAGTTTACATGTTGAGCTCGACAGTCAGTCACTACACGGTCATGCAATCACCCGAGGAAATGAACAATCTCAAAGGCCAAGACGCGATCTTCGTCAGCACTGAAAAATATCCTGCGGATCCGATGGAGTGGGCAAAATGGGATGACTGTCAGAAGGAAACGCTCAAAACCTTCCGTCACGGCATTCATGCACGCACCTTCAATGTTTACTACTGTAAGAATTTTCAAGGCATCACAAGATAA
- a CDS encoding group 1 truncated hemoglobin, producing the protein MFRNLFITALLVGGALVTLTVYGNVKKSAQEVSVRENLYEKYGGYPTVMKLANDLGNALLVDPITAPYFGVVGTPGHVTPDRLLSCLDLQLVSLLGGPTVYPGRSKFRNAPPEGYQCLSMRKIHKGLNISEEAWNRFLMIAVDVLKANGVEQHDIHQIAPILIGMKEDVVGL; encoded by the coding sequence ATGTTTCGCAATCTTTTCATCACCGCTCTGCTTGTGGGCGGCGCACTTGTTACGCTGACCGTTTACGGAAATGTCAAAAAATCTGCGCAGGAAGTTTCCGTGCGCGAAAACCTCTATGAAAAATACGGCGGCTATCCGACGGTCATGAAACTTGCCAATGATTTGGGTAACGCGCTTTTAGTGGACCCGATCACCGCTCCCTATTTCGGTGTCGTGGGGACACCAGGCCACGTGACACCCGATCGCCTTTTAAGTTGTTTGGATTTGCAATTGGTTTCTTTATTGGGCGGCCCCACGGTCTATCCCGGCCGGTCCAAGTTTCGAAATGCACCTCCAGAGGGTTATCAATGCCTCAGCATGCGAAAAATTCACAAGGGTTTAAACATCTCGGAAGAAGCTTGGAATCGCTTTCTAATGATCGCTGTCGATGTGTTGAAAGCCAACGGCGTCGAACAACATGACATTCATCAAATCGCACCGATCCTTATCGGCATGAAAGAGGATGTGGTCGGACTGTGA
- a CDS encoding type II toxin-antitoxin system HicB family antitoxin, with amino-acid sequence MKYHFKVHKEKEGGFWAVCMELNGCYTQGETKEELLKNMSEALNLHLSEPQDSNIIFPSPQKKISGRNVYEVEVDPSVAIANRIREIRLKSKLTQVAMMEKLGIKNLSNYQRLEDPKRANPEWKTLVKIKNAFPRFHLDDLVD; translated from the coding sequence ATGAAATATCATTTTAAAGTCCATAAAGAAAAAGAGGGTGGTTTTTGGGCCGTGTGTATGGAACTCAACGGTTGTTATACACAAGGTGAGACAAAAGAGGAGCTTCTAAAAAATATGTCGGAAGCCTTGAATCTTCATCTGTCCGAGCCTCAAGACTCCAATATTATTTTTCCTTCACCGCAGAAGAAAATTTCCGGAAGAAATGTATATGAAGTTGAGGTGGACCCATCTGTCGCCATTGCCAATCGTATTCGCGAAATTCGTTTGAAAAGCAAACTCACGCAAGTGGCGATGATGGAAAAGTTAGGTATTAAAAACCTCTCAAACTATCAACGGCTTGAAGATCCTAAGCGTGCAAATCCTGAATGGAAGACTTTGGTGAAAATCAAAAATGCTTTTCCCAGATTCCATCTTGATGATCTTGTTGATTAA
- a CDS encoding DUF4360 domain-containing protein, with product MKSKVLLTLAGILSMWSLQAEANQIRLGQPAYGGTGCPAGTASVTLSPDQSAVSILFDNYVAEAGGGRRVDRKSCNISVPVQVPSGYSVAVFQVDYRGFNSVPRGGMSRFDAEYFWAGARGPRVSRTFVGPVSDVYTVSDGLIASAMVWTPCGASVNLRVNTSMMAQSNARSEQTLATVDSADISSGLIYHLQWRRCR from the coding sequence ATGAAATCGAAAGTACTTTTAACTCTTGCCGGAATTTTATCCATGTGGAGTTTGCAAGCGGAAGCAAATCAAATTCGTCTGGGCCAACCAGCTTATGGCGGCACCGGCTGTCCTGCGGGAACCGCGAGTGTGACACTCAGCCCGGATCAAAGCGCTGTGAGTATCTTGTTTGATAACTACGTCGCCGAAGCCGGTGGTGGTCGCCGTGTAGATCGTAAATCTTGTAACATCTCTGTTCCTGTGCAAGTTCCATCCGGATATAGTGTCGCCGTTTTCCAAGTGGATTACCGCGGTTTCAACTCTGTGCCTCGCGGTGGTATGTCACGCTTTGATGCGGAATACTTCTGGGCTGGTGCGCGTGGACCTCGCGTTTCCAGAACTTTCGTGGGCCCGGTTTCAGATGTTTACACAGTGTCTGACGGTCTTATCGCAAGCGCCATGGTATGGACTCCGTGCGGTGCGAGTGTGAACTTGCGTGTCAACACATCCATGATGGCCCAATCTAACGCGCGCAGCGAACAAACATTGGCAACAGTAGATAGCGCCGATATTTCTTCCGGCCTTATCTATCACTTGCAATGGAGACGTTGCCGCTAG